Proteins encoded together in one Desulfuromonas acetexigens window:
- the eno gene encoding phosphopyruvate hydratase, with protein MSEIIDIYAREILDSRGNPTVEVEVFLESGVMGRAAVPSGASTGEREALELRDGDKSRYLGKGVLKAVENVNEVIAEALIGWEASDQAGIDRKLLELDGTEVKSNLGANALLGVSMACAKAAAEDAGLPLYQYIGGANAKELPLPMMNIINGGAHADNNVDIQEFMIMPAGADSFKEALRMGAEIFHALKNVLKAKGYNTAVGDEGGFAPNLKSNEEALQVIMEAIKAAGYKPGEDVLLALDVASSELFKDGKYRLENEKQPVKTAQELVDFYEDLVNRYPIISIEDGMAENDWDGWKLMTDRLGNRIQIVGDDLFVTNTKILKQGIEKGIANSILIKVNQIGTLTETLEAIEMAKRAGYTCVISHRSGETEDTTIADLAVATNAGQIKTGSLCRTDRICKYNQLLRIEDELDDVALFSGKDVFYNLRKR; from the coding sequence ATGAGCGAAATCATTGACATCTACGCCCGGGAAATTCTCGATTCGCGGGGCAATCCGACGGTTGAAGTCGAAGTCTTCCTCGAAAGCGGCGTTATGGGTCGCGCGGCGGTGCCGAGCGGCGCTTCCACCGGCGAGCGCGAGGCCCTGGAGCTGCGCGACGGCGACAAGTCCCGCTACCTGGGCAAAGGCGTACTCAAGGCGGTGGAGAACGTCAACGAAGTCATCGCCGAGGCGTTGATCGGCTGGGAAGCCTCCGATCAGGCCGGCATCGATCGCAAGCTCCTCGAGCTGGACGGCACCGAAGTCAAAAGCAACCTCGGCGCCAACGCCCTGCTCGGCGTCTCCATGGCCTGTGCCAAGGCCGCCGCCGAAGACGCGGGGCTGCCCCTCTATCAGTACATCGGCGGCGCCAACGCCAAGGAACTCCCCCTGCCGATGATGAACATCATCAACGGCGGCGCCCACGCCGACAACAACGTCGACATCCAGGAATTCATGATCATGCCCGCCGGCGCCGACTCCTTCAAGGAAGCGCTGCGCATGGGCGCGGAAATCTTCCATGCCCTCAAAAATGTGCTCAAGGCCAAGGGCTACAATACCGCCGTCGGCGACGAGGGCGGCTTCGCCCCCAACCTGAAGAGCAACGAGGAAGCCCTACAGGTGATCATGGAGGCGATCAAGGCCGCCGGCTACAAGCCGGGAGAAGACGTGCTGCTGGCGCTGGACGTGGCTTCCTCCGAACTTTTCAAGGATGGTAAATACCGCCTCGAAAACGAGAAACAGCCGGTCAAGACCGCCCAGGAGTTGGTCGATTTCTACGAGGATCTGGTCAACCGCTATCCGATCATCTCCATCGAAGACGGCATGGCGGAGAACGACTGGGATGGCTGGAAGCTGATGACCGACCGCCTCGGCAACAGAATCCAGATCGTCGGCGACGACCTCTTCGTTACCAACACCAAAATCCTCAAGCAGGGCATCGAAAAAGGGATCGCCAATTCGATCCTGATCAAGGTCAACCAGATCGGCACCCTCACCGAGACCCTGGAAGCCATCGAAATGGCCAAACGGGCCGGCTACACCTGCGTCATTTCCCACCGCAGCGGCGAAACCGAGGACACCACCATCGCCGACCTGGCGGTCGCGACCAACGCCGGCCAGATCAAGACCGGTTCCCTCTGCCGCACCGACCGCATCTGCAAATACAACCAGCTGCTGCGCATCGAGGACGAACTGGACGACGTCGCCCTCTTCAGCGGCAAGGACGTTTTCTACAACCTGCGCAAGCGCTAG
- a CDS encoding methyl-accepting chemotaxis protein yields MSKENAATGIDRSWLFGICGLCLGISAPIGWQLLRLLLFWQDGQGVWAQVREGVAGSSEQLALFLYMGAGTAVVLGVTGFLIGRGAQQVLERAHSLDQLNRTVAEQKANFERRFLDLNNSLKNFHTINTHIQKSVNVTEILRLAANGLHEILGYDRVNILMVNERRDGLDFLASRGAGDVLPGVSLPLDERAGALYKSVEEKRVILIDDIARMPSEFHLHPPCSEIPQLRSKNFILCPIIVRDEVIGLFGVDNKLKRKALDDTDVDTVKLFADQVASSLNKLNLLDAVESLTGELEHTFAEFSKYRTEHERLDRSLKDATESTSEAIVDISSAADVVREAVDATRSAAGEISVSIDQVSGNLAQLSDFMENSIAAMTEIAATIKSVEESGARSHEMSETVKAKAESGARAVTGVIAGLQGISQAVEEAVKTIELLSLKGEEINTITTVITEVTQKTNLLALNAAIIAAQAGEHGRSFGVVADEVRALSQETAQSTGAITRIIEELQDYTRESVAHITKTRTLVQEGMVLGEGMDESLGQILSSAGTAMAMTRDIRGATQEVSRSVESVTASIERVGEMSSHISTASREQADGTRNIVHSIEEVKNMTDDMALATDRQKSNTQNIEEAVASVSDMIRRIFDAMEQRREASRKVIEDLRRLKG; encoded by the coding sequence ATGAGTAAGGAAAACGCGGCGACGGGAATCGACCGGTCCTGGCTGTTCGGCATCTGCGGCCTGTGCCTCGGGATCAGCGCGCCGATCGGCTGGCAGTTGTTGCGCCTGTTGCTCTTCTGGCAGGACGGCCAGGGGGTCTGGGCACAGGTGCGCGAAGGGGTGGCCGGCAGCAGCGAGCAATTGGCGCTCTTTCTCTACATGGGAGCGGGGACCGCCGTCGTTCTCGGCGTCACCGGTTTTCTTATCGGCCGGGGCGCCCAGCAGGTGCTGGAGCGGGCGCATAGCCTCGACCAGCTCAACCGCACGGTGGCCGAGCAGAAAGCGAACTTCGAGCGGCGTTTTCTCGATCTGAACAACAGCCTCAAGAATTTCCACACCATCAACACCCATATCCAGAAGTCGGTCAACGTCACCGAAATCCTCCGCCTGGCCGCCAACGGCCTGCACGAGATCCTCGGTTATGACCGGGTCAACATCCTCATGGTCAACGAGCGCCGCGACGGCCTCGATTTTCTCGCCAGTCGCGGGGCCGGCGATGTTCTCCCCGGCGTCAGCCTGCCCCTCGACGAGCGGGCCGGGGCTCTGTATAAGTCGGTGGAGGAAAAGCGCGTAATTTTGATCGACGATATCGCCCGGATGCCTTCCGAGTTTCATCTGCATCCCCCCTGTTCCGAGATCCCCCAACTGCGCTCGAAAAATTTCATCCTCTGCCCCATCATCGTGCGCGACGAGGTGATCGGCCTTTTCGGCGTCGACAACAAGCTCAAGCGCAAGGCCCTCGACGATACCGATGTCGATACGGTCAAGCTCTTCGCCGACCAGGTCGCCTCGAGCCTGAACAAGCTCAATCTGCTCGATGCGGTGGAAAGCCTCACCGGCGAGCTGGAGCATACCTTCGCCGAATTCAGCAAGTACCGCACCGAACATGAACGGCTCGACCGCTCCCTGAAGGATGCCACCGAGTCGACCAGCGAGGCGATCGTCGATATTTCCAGCGCCGCCGATGTGGTGCGTGAGGCGGTCGATGCTACCCGCAGCGCCGCCGGGGAGATTTCCGTCTCCATCGACCAGGTTTCCGGCAATCTCGCCCAGCTCTCCGATTTTATGGAGAATTCCATCGCCGCCATGACCGAGATCGCCGCCACCATCAAGTCGGTGGAGGAGAGCGGCGCCCGTTCCCACGAAATGTCCGAAACGGTCAAGGCCAAGGCGGAAAGCGGCGCCCGTGCCGTCACCGGGGTGATCGCTGGTCTGCAGGGGATTTCCCAGGCGGTCGAGGAGGCGGTCAAGACCATCGAACTGCTGTCCCTCAAGGGGGAGGAGATCAACACCATCACCACGGTGATTACCGAAGTGACGCAAAAGACCAATCTGCTCGCTCTCAATGCCGCTATCATCGCCGCCCAGGCCGGCGAACATGGTCGTTCCTTCGGTGTGGTCGCCGACGAGGTGCGCGCCCTTTCCCAGGAAACCGCCCAATCGACCGGCGCCATCACCCGCATCATCGAGGAACTGCAGGACTATACCCGCGAGTCGGTGGCGCACATCACCAAGACCCGCACTCTGGTGCAGGAGGGGATGGTGCTCGGGGAAGGGATGGACGAGTCCCTCGGGCAGATTCTCTCCAGCGCCGGGACGGCCATGGCCATGACCCGGGACATCCGCGGCGCGACCCAGGAAGTGTCACGCAGCGTCGAGTCGGTTACCGCCTCCATCGAACGGGTCGGCGAGATGTCCAGCCATATCTCCACGGCCTCGCGGGAACAGGCCGACGGCACCCGTAACATCGTTCATTCCATCGAGGAAGTGAAGAACATGACGGACGACATGGCGCTGGCCACCGACCGTCAGAAGAGTAATACCCAGAACATCGAAGAGGCGGTCGCCTCGGTCAGTGACATGATCCGGCGCATCTTCGATGCCATGGAGCAGCGCCGCGAGGCGAGCCGCAAGGTGATCGAGGATCTGCGGCGACTGAAGGGCTAG
- a CDS encoding 6-phosphofructokinase, whose protein sequence is MKTIAILTGGGDCPGLNAVIRGVVRAAVLKRNWKVLGIADGFDGLVDGPRIIPLDMAAVKGILPRGGTILGTSNRGNPFAYPVEEGGEVKLMDVSRRVVENFRKVGAEALIAVGGDGTLKIARQLNDQGMPVVGVPKTIDNDLRGTDVTFGYNTAVGVVTEALDRLHTTAESHNRVMVVEVMGRDAGWIALESGIAGSADVILIPEIPFDMEKVCQAILARKERGSRFSIVVVSEGAFPAGGGKIVQLTADQNLGVERLGGMGQWVAAEIARRLEIETRTVVLGHVQRGGTPSPFDRILGSRFGTKAVELVEQGSFGQMVALRGRRVEAVAIEEAVGELNRVDPEGELIRTAEDLGVMVGR, encoded by the coding sequence ATGAAAACCATTGCGATTTTGACCGGCGGCGGCGACTGCCCAGGACTGAATGCGGTCATCCGCGGCGTCGTGCGGGCGGCGGTACTCAAGCGGAACTGGAAGGTGCTGGGGATTGCCGACGGTTTTGACGGGCTGGTCGACGGGCCGCGCATCATTCCCCTGGATATGGCGGCGGTCAAAGGGATTCTCCCCCGGGGGGGAACCATCCTCGGCACCAGTAATCGCGGCAACCCCTTCGCCTATCCAGTCGAGGAAGGGGGCGAGGTCAAGCTCATGGATGTCTCCCGACGGGTGGTGGAGAACTTCCGCAAGGTCGGGGCCGAAGCCCTGATTGCCGTCGGCGGCGACGGCACCCTGAAGATAGCCCGGCAGCTGAACGACCAGGGGATGCCCGTGGTCGGGGTGCCGAAGACGATCGATAACGACCTGCGCGGCACCGACGTCACCTTCGGCTACAACACCGCCGTCGGCGTTGTGACCGAAGCCCTTGACCGCTTGCATACCACGGCGGAAAGCCACAACCGGGTGATGGTCGTTGAGGTCATGGGCCGGGACGCCGGCTGGATCGCTCTCGAATCGGGGATCGCCGGCAGCGCCGACGTCATCCTCATCCCGGAAATCCCTTTCGACATGGAGAAGGTCTGCCAGGCGATTCTTGCCCGCAAGGAGCGGGGGAGCCGTTTCTCCATCGTCGTCGTCTCCGAGGGGGCCTTTCCCGCCGGCGGAGGGAAGATCGTCCAACTCACGGCGGATCAGAACCTGGGAGTGGAACGGCTTGGCGGTATGGGCCAATGGGTCGCTGCCGAGATTGCCCGGCGCCTGGAGATCGAAACCCGCACCGTCGTCCTCGGCCATGTCCAGCGCGGCGGCACACCGTCCCCCTTCGACCGGATTCTCGGCTCCCGTTTCGGCACCAAGGCCGTGGAGTTGGTGGAGCAGGGATCTTTCGGCCAGATGGTCGCCCTGCGCGGTCGGCGGGTGGAAGCGGTCGCCATTGAGGAAGCGGTGGGGGAACTGAACCGGGTCGATCCCGAGGGGGAACTCATCCGTACCGCCGAAGATCTCGGCGTCATGGTCGGGCGCTAG
- a CDS encoding ROK family protein, with translation MTPAAVGIDLGGTNCRAALVGPQGRIGELLRRPTRMGADYAAWLEDFAGGIDELLRQGQALGLKVTAVGMGAPGLIALDGTVTTSPNLPALDGRPLAADLAERLQLPVVVANDANAIAWGEALFGAGRDFSSFIGLTLGTGVGGGLVLDRRLWLGADGAAGEVGHWTVVPDGRPCGCGNRGCLEQYASARALAVLARERIAAGEPSALAQIAAGELTSRQVGDAARQGDALALAVLEEAGGYLGQVLGGIANLLNLDGAVIAGGAVDSFDLMHPAILRELRRHVFAVPGRRLVVVPGQLADEAGILGAAALTGFSEQL, from the coding sequence GTGACACCGGCGGCTGTCGGCATCGATCTCGGCGGCACCAACTGCCGGGCTGCCCTGGTCGGCCCGCAGGGGCGCATCGGTGAGCTGCTTCGCCGTCCGACCCGGATGGGGGCCGACTATGCCGCCTGGTTGGAGGACTTCGCCGGGGGGATCGACGAACTGCTGCGGCAAGGCCAAGCCCTGGGGCTGAAGGTCACGGCGGTCGGCATGGGAGCGCCGGGGCTGATCGCTCTTGACGGCACGGTGACGACCTCCCCCAATCTCCCCGCCCTCGATGGTCGTCCCTTGGCGGCCGATCTCGCCGAGCGGCTACAGTTGCCGGTCGTGGTGGCCAACGACGCCAACGCCATCGCCTGGGGGGAAGCCCTTTTCGGCGCGGGCCGGGATTTTTCCTCTTTTATCGGGCTGACCCTGGGTACCGGTGTCGGCGGTGGGCTGGTGCTCGACCGGCGGCTCTGGCTCGGAGCCGATGGCGCTGCCGGGGAAGTGGGGCACTGGACCGTCGTTCCCGATGGCCGTCCCTGTGGCTGCGGCAATCGCGGCTGTCTCGAACAGTATGCCTCGGCTCGGGCGCTGGCGGTGCTGGCGCGGGAGCGGATCGCCGCCGGGGAGCCGAGTGCGCTGGCGCAAATCGCCGCTGGCGAACTGACCAGCCGCCAAGTGGGGGATGCGGCCCGTCAGGGGGACGCCCTGGCCCTGGCGGTGCTGGAAGAAGCCGGGGGGTATCTGGGGCAGGTGTTAGGCGGGATCGCCAATCTGCTCAATCTCGATGGCGCGGTGATTGCCGGTGGTGCCGTCGACAGTTTCGATCTCATGCATCCGGCCATCCTGCGGGAGCTGCGGCGGCATGTCTTCGCCGTGCCCGGCCGGCGGCTGGTTGTGGTCCCCGGACAACTCGCCGACGAGGCCGGAATCCTCGGCGCGGCGGCCTTGACCGGCTTTTCCGAACAACTTTAA
- a CDS encoding ExbD/TolR family protein has translation MGFLRKRRGREEPKVDMTPMVDCVFLLLIFFMISTTFIETPGLSIKLPEASTQRDKDEAEEVKIYLSKEGEIFLADTQVTTAALRRHLEGFKERTEQMTFLLLADKEARHGQVVELMDLAKVTGFARLAIATEQRGPK, from the coding sequence ATGGGTTTTCTCCGTAAACGCCGGGGGCGGGAGGAGCCGAAAGTCGACATGACGCCAATGGTCGACTGTGTCTTCCTGCTGCTCATCTTCTTCATGATCTCCACCACCTTCATCGAAACCCCGGGTCTTTCCATCAAACTCCCCGAGGCCTCGACCCAGCGCGACAAGGATGAGGCCGAGGAGGTCAAGATTTACCTCTCCAAGGAGGGGGAGATCTTTCTTGCCGACACCCAGGTGACCACGGCCGCGTTGCGCCGCCATCTCGAAGGGTTCAAGGAGCGCACCGAGCAGATGACCTTCCTCCTTCTCGCCGACAAGGAGGCGCGCCATGGGCAGGTGGTCGAGTTGATGGATCTGGCCAAGGTCACCGGTTTCGCCCGTCTCGCCATCGCTACGGAACAGCGGGGGCCGAAGTGA
- a CDS encoding MotA/TolQ/ExbB proton channel family protein, producing MLELFQKGGPLMYPILLCSVMALAIFLERIWTFRQARRGIEQLSREIESLAHRGHIDEALVVCQRHDSSLARIFIAALRAAGRTRDHLKTVVEEVGSRETAPLEKYLGLMGTIATIAPLLGLLGTVFGMIEAFTVISVQGAGTPATLGGGISEALITTAAGLSVAIPTILLHKYLTSRVERIALELEEYSLRLVDLLGN from the coding sequence ATGTTGGAATTGTTTCAAAAGGGCGGCCCCCTGATGTACCCGATCCTGCTCTGTTCGGTCATGGCGCTGGCCATTTTTCTCGAACGGATCTGGACTTTCCGTCAGGCCCGGCGCGGTATCGAACAGCTTTCCCGCGAGATCGAGAGCCTGGCCCATCGTGGGCACATCGATGAGGCGTTGGTGGTTTGTCAGCGTCACGACTCGTCCCTGGCGCGTATCTTTATCGCCGCTCTGCGCGCCGCCGGCCGTACCCGCGACCACCTCAAGACCGTGGTCGAAGAGGTCGGCAGCCGGGAAACGGCCCCCCTGGAAAAATATCTGGGACTGATGGGGACCATCGCCACCATCGCGCCGCTCCTCGGTCTGCTCGGCACGGTCTTCGGCATGATCGAGGCCTTCACCGTCATTTCCGTGCAAGGGGCCGGCACCCCGGCGACCCTCGGCGGCGGCATTTCCGAGGCGCTGATCACCACGGCGGCCGGGCTCTCCGTCGCCATTCCGACGATCCTGCTGCACAAGTATCTGACCAGCCGGGTGGAGCGCATCGCCCTGGAGCTGGAAGAATACAGCCTGCGCCTTGTCGACCTTTTGGGTAACTGA
- a CDS encoding metallophosphoesterase family protein codes for MLKVGVISDTHIRNLAQGARLAEKLCAGCFADVTTIIHAGDVGLPEFLDLFGDREMHAVRGNMDAPVAGVPIKKILTLGGFRIGLVHGWGSPFQLEERLRREFQGLSLDCLIYGHSHLPACHRVGELLLFNPGSATDRRDAPRHTVGLLEIGERIAGSIIPID; via the coding sequence ATGCTGAAAGTTGGCGTGATTTCCGATACCCACATCCGTAACCTGGCCCAGGGGGCGCGGCTGGCCGAGAAGCTCTGCGCCGGCTGCTTCGCCGACGTGACGACGATCATTCACGCCGGGGATGTCGGCCTCCCCGAATTTCTCGACCTTTTCGGTGATCGGGAAATGCATGCCGTACGCGGTAATATGGATGCTCCGGTGGCCGGCGTTCCCATCAAGAAAATCCTCACCCTGGGGGGCTTCCGCATCGGTCTGGTCCACGGTTGGGGCTCACCCTTTCAGCTTGAAGAGCGCCTGCGCCGCGAGTTCCAGGGGCTTTCCCTCGACTGCCTGATTTATGGTCACAGCCATCTCCCGGCCTGCCATCGGGTTGGGGAGCTGCTGCTCTTCAACCCCGGCAGCGCCACCGACCGTCGGGACGCCCCCCGTCACACCGTCGGTCTATTGGAAATCGGCGAGCGCATCGCAGGGTCGATCATTCCCATCGACTGA
- a CDS encoding NADP-dependent malic enzyme: MSKKQEALDYHSSGRKGKIEVITTKPCATSRDLSLAYSPGVAEPCLEIEKNPDDAYKYTAKGNLVAVVSNGTAVLGLGDIGALAGKPVMEGKGVLFKRFADVDVFDIELNTKDSDEIIRTVKILEPTFGGINLEDIKGPECFYIEEKLKEIMDIPVFHDDQHGTAIIANAGLLNALETVGKKIEEIKIVVNGAGAAGIACAQMALTLGADPKKMILCDTKGVIFNGRGEGMNPYKQRFATDLPCRTLEEAMVDADVFFGVSSKGALTPAMVKSMAKDPIIFAMANPDPEITPDEAKAVRGDVIIGTGRSDYNNQVNNVLCFPFLFRGALDTHARAINDEMKMAACLALAKLAKEDVPDSVRKAYGGVDIKFGREYLIPKPFDPRVLLHVAPAVAKAAMESGVARLPIDDLDKYRERLEALQGRSKEIMRVLINKARSNPKRVVFPEGEEDKILRAVAIILDEGIAVPILLGDVEVIRTRARELNIDLGETEIIDPRQSEKTPGYTNELFARRQRKGVTLAEARRMLRNNRNYFGAMMVEKGDADTMLSGINAHYPDTIRPALEIIGKKDGLSRVHGMYMMVTKKDVVFFADTTVTIEPTAEELAETAILTAEKARHFEIEPRVAMLSFSNFGSADHPLTLNVKRATALVKQRAPELIIDGEMQANVALDPDLVERQYPFSKLKGNANVFIFPDLQSGNISYKLLHKLGGAEQVGPILMGTKKPIHVLQRGDDVADIVNMAAVAVVDVQEEG, from the coding sequence ATGTCGAAAAAACAAGAGGCGCTGGATTACCACAGCTCCGGCCGCAAAGGCAAGATCGAAGTCATCACCACCAAACCCTGCGCCACCAGCCGCGACCTGTCGCTGGCCTACAGCCCCGGGGTCGCCGAACCTTGCCTGGAAATCGAGAAAAACCCCGATGACGCCTACAAGTATACCGCCAAGGGCAATCTGGTGGCGGTCGTTTCCAACGGCACCGCCGTTCTCGGCCTGGGGGATATCGGCGCCCTCGCCGGCAAGCCGGTCATGGAAGGCAAGGGGGTTCTCTTCAAGCGCTTTGCCGACGTCGACGTCTTCGATATCGAACTCAACACCAAGGATTCGGACGAGATCATCCGCACCGTGAAGATCCTCGAACCGACCTTCGGCGGCATCAACCTGGAAGACATCAAAGGCCCCGAGTGCTTCTACATCGAGGAGAAGCTCAAGGAGATCATGGACATCCCGGTCTTCCACGACGACCAGCACGGCACCGCGATCATCGCCAACGCCGGGTTGCTCAACGCCCTGGAGACCGTCGGCAAGAAGATCGAGGAGATCAAGATCGTCGTCAACGGCGCCGGCGCCGCCGGCATCGCCTGCGCCCAGATGGCCCTGACCCTCGGCGCCGATCCGAAAAAGATGATTCTCTGCGACACCAAAGGGGTCATCTTCAACGGCCGCGGCGAGGGGATGAACCCCTACAAGCAGCGCTTCGCCACCGACCTTCCCTGCCGCACCCTGGAGGAAGCCATGGTCGATGCCGACGTCTTCTTCGGCGTCTCCTCCAAAGGCGCCCTGACCCCGGCCATGGTCAAATCGATGGCCAAAGATCCGATCATCTTCGCCATGGCCAACCCCGACCCGGAGATCACCCCCGACGAGGCCAAGGCGGTGCGCGGCGACGTCATCATCGGCACCGGCCGCAGCGACTACAACAACCAGGTCAACAACGTCCTCTGCTTCCCCTTCCTCTTCCGCGGCGCCCTCGACACCCACGCCCGCGCCATCAACGACGAAATGAAGATGGCGGCCTGCCTGGCCCTGGCCAAACTGGCCAAGGAAGACGTTCCCGACTCGGTGCGCAAGGCCTACGGCGGCGTCGACATCAAGTTCGGCCGCGAGTATCTCATTCCCAAACCCTTCGACCCCCGCGTCCTGCTGCACGTCGCCCCGGCGGTGGCCAAGGCGGCCATGGAGAGCGGCGTCGCCCGCTTGCCCATCGACGATCTCGACAAGTATCGCGAGCGCCTGGAAGCCCTGCAGGGACGCTCCAAGGAGATCATGCGCGTCCTCATCAACAAGGCCCGCTCCAATCCGAAGCGGGTGGTCTTTCCTGAGGGTGAAGAAGACAAGATTCTGCGCGCCGTGGCGATCATCCTCGACGAAGGGATCGCTGTTCCGATCCTCCTCGGCGACGTCGAGGTCATCCGCACCCGTGCCCGGGAACTGAACATCGACCTCGGCGAGACCGAGATCATCGATCCCCGGCAGTCGGAAAAAACCCCGGGCTACACCAATGAACTCTTCGCCCGCCGCCAGCGCAAGGGGGTGACGTTAGCCGAGGCGCGGCGCATGCTGCGCAACAACCGCAACTACTTCGGCGCCATGATGGTTGAAAAGGGGGACGCCGACACCATGCTCTCCGGCATCAACGCCCATTATCCCGACACCATCCGCCCGGCGTTGGAAATCATCGGCAAGAAAGACGGCCTTTCCCGGGTTCACGGTATGTACATGATGGTCACCAAGAAGGATGTCGTTTTCTTCGCCGACACCACCGTGACGATCGAGCCGACCGCCGAGGAACTGGCGGAAACCGCCATCCTGACGGCCGAGAAGGCCCGCCATTTCGAGATCGAACCGCGGGTGGCGATGCTCTCCTTCTCCAACTTCGGCAGCGCCGACCACCCCCTGACCCTCAACGTCAAGCGCGCCACCGCCCTGGTCAAGCAGCGCGCCCCCGAGCTGATCATCGACGGCGAAATGCAGGCCAACGTCGCTCTCGACCCCGACCTGGTCGAGCGCCAGTACCCCTTTTCCAAACTCAAGGGGAACGCCAACGTCTTCATCTTCCCCGACCTGCAATCGGGCAACATCTCCTACAAACTGCTGCATAAGCTCGGTGGCGCCGAGCAGGTCGGCCCCATTCTCATGGGGACGAAGAAGCCGATTCACGTGCTCCAGCGCGGCGACGACGTCGCCGACATCGTCAACATGGCCGCTGTCGCCGTAGTCGATGTGCAGGAAGAGGGATAA
- the thrC gene encoding threonine synthase, protein MKYLSTRGRVRSLSFKDAVMMGLADDGGLLLPESIPQLTPGDIAALEMLDYPELAFQVLSRFVGDIPSADLKSLIDRSYASFTHPDITPVVHHNGVHILELFHGPTLAFKDVALQFLGNLFEYLLAERGEKMNILGATSGDTGSAAIYGVRGKENINIFILHPHRKVSPIQELQMTTVTDPNVFNLAIRGTFDDGQRIVKEIFGDLDFKAKYALGAVNSINWARVLAQVVYYFYAWGRVRKKTDCREICFSVPTGNFGDIFAGFIAKKMGLPIRRLILATNENNILTRFVRQGDYSIGAVSQTYSPSMDIQLASNFERYLFYLYDEQSGRVRDAMSELASTGRLAFTAAEREKVAQNFFAQAVSNAETLETIRDFHGKTGYLLDPHTAVGVRAALDLGDGQTPTVCLATAHPAKFGEAVQLAIGQEPTRPASLAGIEDREKRCETIDADTTAIKNYLATHAL, encoded by the coding sequence ATGAAATACCTCAGTACCCGCGGCCGCGTCCGCAGTCTGTCCTTTAAAGATGCCGTGATGATGGGGCTGGCCGACGACGGCGGGCTGCTGCTGCCCGAGTCGATCCCGCAACTGACGCCGGGGGACATCGCCGCCCTGGAAATGCTCGACTATCCGGAGTTGGCCTTCCAGGTCCTCTCCCGTTTCGTCGGGGACATCCCCTCGGCCGACCTCAAGAGTCTCATCGACCGTTCCTACGCCAGCTTCACCCATCCCGACATCACCCCGGTGGTGCATCACAACGGCGTGCACATCCTCGAACTTTTTCATGGCCCGACCCTGGCTTTCAAGGATGTGGCACTGCAGTTTCTCGGCAATCTCTTCGAATACCTGCTCGCCGAGCGGGGCGAGAAGATGAACATTCTCGGCGCCACCTCCGGCGATACGGGGAGCGCCGCCATCTACGGTGTGCGTGGCAAAGAGAACATCAATATTTTCATCCTTCATCCCCACCGGAAGGTTTCGCCCATCCAGGAATTGCAGATGACCACGGTCACCGACCCCAATGTCTTCAACCTGGCGATTCGCGGCACCTTCGACGACGGTCAGCGCATCGTCAAAGAGATTTTCGGCGACCTCGACTTCAAGGCCAAGTATGCCCTGGGCGCGGTCAACTCCATCAACTGGGCGCGGGTGCTGGCCCAGGTCGTCTACTATTTCTATGCCTGGGGCCGGGTGCGTAAAAAGACCGATTGCCGGGAAATCTGTTTTTCGGTGCCGACGGGCAACTTCGGCGACATCTTCGCCGGCTTCATCGCCAAGAAGATGGGCCTGCCGATCCGTCGCCTGATTCTCGCCACCAACGAGAACAACATCCTCACCCGTTTCGTCCGCCAGGGGGATTACTCTATCGGCGCAGTGTCGCAGACCTACTCCCCCTCCATGGATATCCAGCTGGCGAGCAACTTCGAGCGCTACCTCTTCTACCTCTACGACGAGCAGAGCGGGCGGGTGCGTGACGCCATGAGCGAACTGGCCAGCACCGGCCGCCTCGCTTTCACCGCCGCTGAGCGGGAAAAGGTCGCTCAGAATTTCTTCGCCCAGGCCGTTTCCAACGCCGAGACCCTGGAAACCATCCGCGACTTCCACGGCAAGACCGGCTACCTGCTCGATCCGCACACCGCCGTCGGCGTCCGCGCCGCTCTCGACCTCGGCGACGGGCAAACCCCGACGGTCTGCCTGGCCACCGCCCATCCCGCCAAGTTCGGTGAGGCGGTACAGTTGGCGATCGGCCAGGAGCCAACCCGCCCCGCCTCCCTGGCGGGAATCGAAGACCGTGAAAAGCGCTGCGAGACCATCGATGCC